From Nematostella vectensis chromosome 14, jaNemVect1.1, whole genome shotgun sequence, a single genomic window includes:
- the LOC5507853 gene encoding uncharacterized protein LOC5507853 isoform X3, with protein MKFAYLLLFAFAAAQAVPSDLDGYLMEDDEDRHPYVQCKIDLYDCFRLKSKTRMGCLTGYKNCMAVLVPTIPPFVIACKDQLKTCVLSASGILAKASCFKEFGQCLINKGPSPPAIDTFLMEDEEDSDRHPYVQCKIDLYDCFRLKKKSKMECMTGYKNCMAVLVPTIPPFVIACKDNLKQCVATADGFIAKGKCFIAFAKCLKDGGPSSPVTFMEDDATPPRHPYVQCKIDLYDCFRLKKKSKMECMAGYKNCMAVLVPTIPPFVIACKDQLKTCVSSASGILAKATCFKEFGQCLINKGPSPPAIDTFLMEDEEDSDRHPYVQCKIDLYDCLRLKKKSKMECMTGYKNCMAVLIPTIPPFVIACKDNLKQCVATADGFIAKGKCFIAFAKCLKDGGPSSPVTFMEDDATPHRHPYVQCKIDLYDCFRLKKKSKMECITGYKNCMAELGPTIPPFVIVCKDELKTCVSSASGILAKATCFKEFGQCLMKGPSPPAVDAGAFVLDALEDGPAPTRHPYIQCKVDLYKCVKNGGDKLQCAKDYKNCMVQHLPTVPPYIVECRGKLKMCLAAAGGWRDQAKCFIDLAKCIRAGANA; from the exons ATGAAGTTCGCCTATCTTCTACTCTTTGCCTTCGCGGCGGCGCAAGCAGTCCCTAGTGATCTCGATGGGTATCTTATGGAGGACGATGAGGATAGACATCCTTACGTG CAATGCAAGATCGACCTGTATGACTGCTTCAGACTAAAGAGCAAGACAAGGATGGGGTGTTTGACGGGTTACAAGAACTGCATGGCTGTACTTGTCCCCACTATCCCCCCCTTCGTG atcGCATGCAAAGACCAACTCAAGACCTGTGTTTTATCAGCTAGCGGTATTCTTGCTAAAGCCTCATGCTTCAAGGAGTTTGGCCAATGCTTGATCAACAAGGGCCCCAGTCCCCCCGCGATCGATACTTTCTTGATGGAAGACGAGGAGGACTCGGACAGACACCCATATGTG CAATGCAAGATCGACCTGTATGACTGCTTCAGACTGAAGAAGAAGTCAAAGATGGAGTGTATGACGGGTTACAAGAACTGCATGGCTGTACTTGTCCCCACCATCCCCCCCTTCGTG ATTGCGTGCAAGGATAACCTGAAGCAGTGCGTTGCCACTGCTGATGGCTTCATCGCAAAAGGAAAGTGCTTCATCGCTTTCGCCAAGTGCCTGAAGGACGGTGGACCAAGCTCACCAGTTACCTTCATGGAGGATGATGCAACACCGCCTAGACATCCTTACGTG CAATGCAAGATCGACCTGTATGACTGCTTCAGACTGAAGAAAAAGTCAAAGATGGAGTGTATGGCGGGTTACAAGAACTGCATGGCTGTACTTGTCCCCACCATCCCCCCCTTCGTG atcGCATGCAAAGACCAACTCAAGACCTGTGTTTCATCAGCTAGCGGTATTCTTGCTAAAGCCACATGCTTCAAGGAGTTTGGCCAATGCTTGATCAACAAGGGCCCCAGTCCTCCCGCGATCGATACTTTCTTGATGGAAGACGAGGAGGACTCGGACAGACACCCATATGTG CAATGCAAGATCGACCTGTATGACTGTTTAAGACTAAAGAAGAAGTCAAAGATGGAGTGTATGACGGGTTACAAGAACTGCATGGCTGTACTTATCCCCACCATCCCCCCCTTCGTG ATTGCGTGCAAGGATAACCTGAAGCAGTGCGTTGCCACTGCTGATGGCTTCATCGCAAAAGGAAAGTGCTTCATCGCTTTCGCCAAGTGCCTGAAGGACGGTGGACCAAGCTCACCAGTTACCTTCATGGAGGATGATGCAACACCGCATAGACATCCTTACGTG CAATGCAAGATCGACCTGTATGACTGCTTCAGACTGAAGAAGAAGTCAAAGATGGAGTGTATAACGGGTTACAAGAACTGCATGGCTGAATTGGGCCCCACTATCCCCCCCTTCGTG atcgTATGCAAAGACGAGCTCAAGACATGCGTGTCATCTGCAAGCGGTATTCTTGCAAAAGCCACGTGCTTCAAGGAGTTTGGCCAATGCTTGATGAAGGGCCCCAGTCCCCCCGCTGTCGATGCTGGCGCGTTTGTCCTGGACGCTTTGGAGGATGGCCCGGCCCCGACACGTCATCCTTACATT CAATGCAAGGTTGATCTCTACAAATGCGTGAAGAATGGAGGGGACAAGCTTCAATGCGCAAAAGATTACAAGAATTGTATGGTACAACACCTCCCAACTGTCCCCCCATACATT gttgaGTGTCGTGGTAAGTTGAAGATGTGCCTTGCTGCGGCGGGCGGTTGGAGAGACCAGGCGAAGTGCTTTATTGACTTGGCAAAATGCATCAGGGCAGGTGCCAACGCATAA
- the LOC5507853 gene encoding uncharacterized protein LOC5507853 isoform X6 has protein sequence MKFAYLLLFAFAAAQAVPSDLDGYLMEDDEDRHPYVQCKIDLYDCFRLKSKTRMGCLTGYKNCMAVLVPTIPPFVIACKDNLKQCVATADGFIAKGKCFIAFAKCLKGNGPSSPVTFMEDDATPPRHPYVQCKIDLYDCFRLKKKSKMECMTGYKNCMAVLVPTIPPFVIACKDQLKTCVLSASGILAKASCFKEFGQCLINKGPSPPAIDTFLMEDEEDSDRHPYVQCKIDLYDCFRLKKKSKMECMTGYKNCMAVLVPTIPPFVIACKDNLKQCVATADGFIAKGKCFIAFAKCLKDGGPSSPVTFMEDDATPPRHPYVQCKIDLYDCFRLKKKSKMECMAGYKNCMAVLVPTIPPFVIACKDQLKTCVSSASGILAKATCFKEFGQCLINKGPSPPAIDTFLMEDEEDSDRHPYVQCKIDLYDCLRLKKKSKMECMTGYKNCMAVLIPTIPPFVIVCKDELKTCVSSASGILAKATCFKEFGQCLMKGPSPPAVDAGAFVLDALEDGPAPTRHPYIQCKVDLYKCVKNGGDKLQCAKDYKNCMVQHLPTVPPYIVECRGKLKMCLAAAGGWRDQAKCFIDLAKCIRAGANA, from the exons ATGAAGTTCGCCTATCTTCTACTCTTTGCCTTCGCGGCGGCGCAAGCAGTCCCTAGTGATCTCGATGGGTATCTTATGGAGGACGATGAGGATAGACATCCTTACGTG CAATGCAAGATCGACCTGTATGACTGCTTCAGACTAAAGAGCAAGACAAGGATGGGGTGTTTGACGGGTTACAAGAACTGCATGGCTGTACTTGTCCCCACTATCCCCCCCTTCGTG ATTGCGTGCAAGGATAACCTGAAGCAGTGCGTTGCCACTGCTGATGGCTTCATCGCAAAAGGAAAGTGCTTCATCGCTTTCGCTAAGTGCCTAAAGGGCAATGGACCAAGCTCACCAGTTACCTTCATGGAGGATGATGCAACACCGCCTAGACATCCTTACGTG CAATGCAAGATCGACCTGTATGACTGCTTCAGACTGAAGAAGAAGTCAAAGATGGAGTGTATGACAGGTTACAAGAACTGCATGGCTGTACTTGTCCCCACCATCCCCCCCTTCGTG atcGCATGCAAAGACCAACTCAAGACCTGTGTTTTATCAGCTAGCGGTATTCTTGCTAAAGCCTCATGCTTCAAGGAGTTTGGCCAATGCTTGATCAACAAGGGCCCCAGTCCCCCCGCGATCGATACTTTCTTGATGGAAGACGAGGAGGACTCGGACAGACACCCATATGTG CAATGCAAGATCGACCTGTATGACTGCTTCAGACTGAAGAAGAAGTCAAAGATGGAGTGTATGACGGGTTACAAGAACTGCATGGCTGTACTTGTCCCCACCATCCCCCCCTTCGTG ATTGCGTGCAAGGATAACCTGAAGCAGTGCGTTGCCACTGCTGATGGCTTCATCGCAAAAGGAAAGTGCTTCATCGCTTTCGCCAAGTGCCTGAAGGACGGTGGACCAAGCTCACCAGTTACCTTCATGGAGGATGATGCAACACCGCCTAGACATCCTTACGTG CAATGCAAGATCGACCTGTATGACTGCTTCAGACTGAAGAAAAAGTCAAAGATGGAGTGTATGGCGGGTTACAAGAACTGCATGGCTGTACTTGTCCCCACCATCCCCCCCTTCGTG atcGCATGCAAAGACCAACTCAAGACCTGTGTTTCATCAGCTAGCGGTATTCTTGCTAAAGCCACATGCTTCAAGGAGTTTGGCCAATGCTTGATCAACAAGGGCCCCAGTCCTCCCGCGATCGATACTTTCTTGATGGAAGACGAGGAGGACTCGGACAGACACCCATATGTG CAATGCAAGATCGACCTGTATGACTGTTTAAGACTAAAGAAGAAGTCAAAGATGGAGTGTATGACGGGTTACAAGAACTGCATGGCTGTACTTATCCCCACCATCCCCCCCTTCGTG atcgTATGCAAAGACGAGCTCAAGACATGCGTGTCATCTGCAAGCGGTATTCTTGCAAAAGCCACGTGCTTCAAGGAGTTTGGCCAATGCTTGATGAAGGGCCCCAGTCCCCCCGCTGTCGATGCTGGCGCGTTTGTCCTGGACGCTTTGGAGGATGGCCCGGCCCCGACACGTCATCCTTACATT CAATGCAAGGTTGATCTCTACAAATGCGTGAAGAATGGAGGGGACAAGCTTCAATGCGCAAAAGATTACAAGAATTGTATGGTACAACACCTCCCAACTGTCCCCCCATACATT gttgaGTGTCGTGGTAAGTTGAAGATGTGCCTTGCTGCGGCGGGCGGTTGGAGAGACCAGGCGAAGTGCTTTATTGACTTGGCAAAATGCATCAGGGCAGGTGCCAACGCATAA
- the LOC5507853 gene encoding uncharacterized protein LOC5507853 isoform X8 — translation MKFAYLLLFAFAAAQAVPSDLDGYLMEDDEDRHPYVQCKIDLYDCFRLKSKTRMGCLTGYKNCMAVLVPTIPPFVIACKDNLKQCVATADGFIAKGKCFIAFAKCLKGNGPSSPVTFMEDDATPPRHPYVQCKIDLYDCFRLKKKSKMECMTGYKNCMAVLVPTIPPFVIACKDNLKQCVATADGFIAKGKCFIAFAKCLKDGGPSSPVTFMEDDATPPRHPYVQCKIDLYDCFRLKKKSKMECMAGYKNCMAVLVPTIPPFVIACKDQLKTCVSSASGILAKATCFKEFGQCLINKGPSPPAIDTFLMEDEEDSDRHPYVQCKIDLYDCLRLKKKSKMECMTGYKNCMAVLIPTIPPFVIACKDNLKQCVATADGFIAKGKCFIAFAKCLKDGGPSSPVTFMEDDATPHRHPYVQCKIDLYDCFRLKKKSKMECITGYKNCMAELGPTIPPFVIVCKDELKTCVSSASGILAKATCFKEFGQCLMKGPSPPAVDAGAFVLDALEDGPAPTRHPYIQCKVDLYKCVKNGGDKLQCAKDYKNCMVQHLPTVPPYIVECRGKLKMCLAAAGGWRDQAKCFIDLAKCIRAGANA, via the exons ATGAAGTTCGCCTATCTTCTACTCTTTGCCTTCGCGGCGGCGCAAGCAGTCCCTAGTGATCTCGATGGGTATCTTATGGAGGACGATGAGGATAGACATCCTTACGTG CAATGCAAGATCGACCTGTATGACTGCTTCAGACTAAAGAGCAAGACAAGGATGGGGTGTTTGACGGGTTACAAGAACTGCATGGCTGTACTTGTCCCCACTATCCCCCCCTTCGTG ATTGCGTGCAAGGATAACCTGAAGCAGTGCGTTGCCACTGCTGATGGCTTCATCGCAAAAGGAAAGTGCTTCATCGCTTTCGCTAAGTGCCTAAAGGGCAATGGACCAAGCTCACCAGTTACCTTCATGGAGGATGATGCAACACCGCCTAGACATCCTTACGTG CAATGCAAGATCGACCTGTATGACTGCTTCAGACTGAAGAAGAAGTCAAAGATGGAGTGTATGACAGGTTACAAGAACTGCATGGCTGTACTTGTCCCCACCATCCCCCCCTTCGTG ATTGCGTGCAAGGATAACCTGAAGCAGTGCGTTGCCACTGCTGATGGCTTCATCGCAAAAGGAAAGTGCTTCATCGCTTTCGCCAAGTGCCTGAAGGACGGTGGACCAAGCTCACCAGTTACCTTCATGGAGGATGATGCAACACCGCCTAGACATCCTTACGTG CAATGCAAGATCGACCTGTATGACTGCTTCAGACTGAAGAAAAAGTCAAAGATGGAGTGTATGGCGGGTTACAAGAACTGCATGGCTGTACTTGTCCCCACCATCCCCCCCTTCGTG atcGCATGCAAAGACCAACTCAAGACCTGTGTTTCATCAGCTAGCGGTATTCTTGCTAAAGCCACATGCTTCAAGGAGTTTGGCCAATGCTTGATCAACAAGGGCCCCAGTCCTCCCGCGATCGATACTTTCTTGATGGAAGACGAGGAGGACTCGGACAGACACCCATATGTG CAATGCAAGATCGACCTGTATGACTGTTTAAGACTAAAGAAGAAGTCAAAGATGGAGTGTATGACGGGTTACAAGAACTGCATGGCTGTACTTATCCCCACCATCCCCCCCTTCGTG ATTGCGTGCAAGGATAACCTGAAGCAGTGCGTTGCCACTGCTGATGGCTTCATCGCAAAAGGAAAGTGCTTCATCGCTTTCGCCAAGTGCCTGAAGGACGGTGGACCAAGCTCACCAGTTACCTTCATGGAGGATGATGCAACACCGCATAGACATCCTTACGTG CAATGCAAGATCGACCTGTATGACTGCTTCAGACTGAAGAAGAAGTCAAAGATGGAGTGTATAACGGGTTACAAGAACTGCATGGCTGAATTGGGCCCCACTATCCCCCCCTTCGTG atcgTATGCAAAGACGAGCTCAAGACATGCGTGTCATCTGCAAGCGGTATTCTTGCAAAAGCCACGTGCTTCAAGGAGTTTGGCCAATGCTTGATGAAGGGCCCCAGTCCCCCCGCTGTCGATGCTGGCGCGTTTGTCCTGGACGCTTTGGAGGATGGCCCGGCCCCGACACGTCATCCTTACATT CAATGCAAGGTTGATCTCTACAAATGCGTGAAGAATGGAGGGGACAAGCTTCAATGCGCAAAAGATTACAAGAATTGTATGGTACAACACCTCCCAACTGTCCCCCCATACATT gttgaGTGTCGTGGTAAGTTGAAGATGTGCCTTGCTGCGGCGGGCGGTTGGAGAGACCAGGCGAAGTGCTTTATTGACTTGGCAAAATGCATCAGGGCAGGTGCCAACGCATAA